ttgattttcatcaaatggaacccccccccccctttttccaaattgctggatccgcctctggtatattgttgacatttgcataaccaagctttaagccaaCAATAATTCTATCAATTTCACTAcactgcttagttagaataatctaaccgTTCCTCgtgacaggccttcaccacagttaaaatacctcccatatacccgtaatgtaggagaaaattgcagaatcgctccgaaacgattttggagaaaattaatgaggttgcattgaaaataacagtcaaattgtttaTAACAAACAATTTTGAGGTTGTAAATACCATTCAtcgaaaagtttaattctataactgcagaattcaacattttttcaaagacgttttttactcgcttccAATTTACACAATACACACCATTTTGATATTCGAatctctcgggatttttcatagtaaatgcactgtgttagagttatcttccgtattttctttgatgaacaggatatagcaaatttccaatgaaaatttacatgcatttgtatTATAGTTTCTGattttatccatgcaaatgtgatattgtcgAAACATAATccaaagagcctcccgtgatttagcgtgaatgtaatgctcatgcgcaagattgtaaaatccataaaaattcagatgatttccggaatttttttaggaattttcGATGATTACTAATAAGccaagcttgattgagaaaaaataaaaacaaattggtaatcttcaagtaccaatgttgtttaatatatgtaaaacaaaagacagaACTCTTCCGCAAAAATTCGAGTctgttattttaatatagtagttaGGGCATGGCGCTGATAAAATGGGGCATGGCGCCGCGCCACGCTAGTTTGCTTTAGATTTAACACTATAGTATAGAAAAGGGGGTTGGTCGCAATGCTCCCTCCGTCCCCTTCTTAATCGcgtaaattttattaatatgatCAAACTATTACTAAAATATCGCAATGTGTAAGTTAATCTTGTAAGGAGGAAAGCGTCTTCTGTCCTATACTTTACTGTAGTCATCATTTTCCATGGGTTGATAGGCTCACATTTTGACCAATCATCAATCAATATTTATTCAGCAACAATAAACAGCAAATCAAAAACATGATCGGGTTGACATGGATGAAAAATGTACCTATCGAACGAATTGAAGTGATGTCATTAGTAAAAACAGTACAATCAGGCAATACTTTGATTGGGCTATCACTTCCGCTGCGTTCCCAGTGTTACATCCGGTCGTTTGgcaacaggaagtgcacgaccGTGTCGTCACTCCGAAGTTCTTTGATCTACAGCCGTAGTAACACTCGGCTGCACACTCACGTTTGATGCTGGTTGTCAAACCCATTATAGAAATTCGCTCAACCTGGTGGtacataaaaaaatagatattatgATGTATCTATAAAAGTCATAGCATTGACTGCGGTTCTCAAAACAACGGAAAATTACATTGTTTTGCCTGTAAAAGCCATTACAGTAATTGCGTTTGGTGCATCACTCAAATTCGGTTTGTTTCCCAACTCAgagatttatttaataaacaaaatttatttaaaaaattgaaggaAATTGATGAacctttatatattttacatacatacatatacctCTAATATTACAGACTAACTAATAGGGATCAGGGggtttaggggggggggggcgtccAACCTATATTTCTTGTGGGTTTACTATGTCAATTTGATAACTTTTCAAATTCCACGGGAAGGACGGAATCGGAATCCGGACCCCCAGATATTTATCAGTAATTAAAGTTTTTGCTGGACTCACCATGCAGTAAGTTTCCGACCTTAGGCAGGGTATGAGCGGGGTATTATTGGGCTGTATTTGGCAGACTGTGTATGGATCCCACTGCTGCTTAAAGTTCTCCTCACACTTGTGACAGGAAAGATTCCCCAAGTCCTCCTCTTTGATTATTATGGCGCTGTCTGATCCTGTAAACATTTTTGACAGTTTTCatataggaaaaaaaaaactaaggaTCCCAATCTGGATGTAAATCATCGGTTTGGTCGAGTGGGCACAATGACAAAATTTGTTCTGACATAATTTGAGTTTTTAACTGTTGACAGAGACAAAGAACCATGTTCTATATTTAGGTGACAAGTTTTTGATGACCTCTACACAAATTTTCCTCACATTTAATCAATCGAACTTCTGTGGATTTTTCTCgttgttttaaacttttaaagtgCAAATGAGTCAGTTCAGTTTATACAGAACAAATGCAATCATAACCTGAGCAGGATGAAACATACTTTGGGAATACTTGGGGAATATATTAAGagaaaagcaaaaataaaataaaacagattgGAGATTTTATCAAGACTAGTCGATTAGTCTAGAACTCTTATActtaaacattatttacatgtttaacaatttaaaatgcaAGTTTGATTTGCCTAAACTTTTAATTGTCTTTGAAAGTTTTTctgtatattgaaaaaaaatgtttgcagcATTCGTTGATGTTGACAAAACCTACATTTGTGTTTAGGGAAAATGGTTGTTTGAGAAATTTAAGCGCATTCAGTCGAAATTGAAAACCTTGGTGATTTCCTTGTTGCTTGGGGTAACTATGCTTATCATCAAAATGCATGTTTACCAGAAAAGCGGACACCGACTCCACATCCCATAGAAAACCACGTTAAGTGCCGGAAGAGTGAAGCGATTGCCTGCTATCGGTCTATTGAAAAGCAATCGGATTTTTTTCAGGCAAAATTAAAATCTATTgagaaaaagataaatatgGACCTTATTTCATTGGATTATTGAATGAGTTTTGGTCCACATTTTATCTTGGCGTTGAATTCAGAGAAATAGACAAGCTATAATAATAGCTGCACTGACAAGTCTGtgcaatatttgaagaaaaaaactaatATCATTAATGGATGTACATGACTGCAGTATTCTTTGGCTCTTG
This portion of the Magallana gigas chromosome 7, xbMagGiga1.1, whole genome shotgun sequence genome encodes:
- the LOC105331567 gene encoding uncharacterized protein, translated to MGHGIDSRMLTMLLYVFYFTGSDSAIIIKEEDLGNLSCHKCEENFKQQWDPYTVCQIQPNNTPLIPCLRSETYCMVERISIMGLTTSIKRECAAECYYGCRSKNFGVTTRSCTSCCQTTGCNTGNAAEVIAQSKYCLIVLFLLMTSLQFVR